From Streptomyces asiaticus, one genomic window encodes:
- a CDS encoding ABC transporter substrate-binding protein has product MRRSASALAALVALAALSGCGGNGKNDTGDSGQAPGPEALKAAKGPVTVTLWHGLGDTNAVALQKLVGRFNAQHRGKIEVKAVYQGQYPDVLAKYTAAIRDKSTPSLLLSYDISTGFLHDAGQTVPAQDLAEANPGTLSLDDIRPAARNYYSAQGKLMAVPFNTSMPMLYVNDDLLKKAGLPANTPLNTLDQVVAAAKTVHRKVPKAGGLVQPFDTWWIEQLTAAAGVPYCAPDNGRKGGAASSVKLTSPQQRKAIGAVSDLYTSGAGLDTGEDGSNAVTAFQQGKVAMMFNSSGAAGKVKEGADFPYRALPYPLSGPAATSGPVVGGAALWVNGPGHSAAEQAASWQVAAFLASPASQEEFSRATGYAPINKKVDALPGQRKTLAARPDLKAVIDQFNKTPATTAAAGCLTGAMPAVRADVLGPIQSAFAGKTPLDTALRNAESAANRDIDRYREQAGQ; this is encoded by the coding sequence ATGCGCAGAAGCGCGTCCGCCCTCGCCGCCCTCGTGGCGCTGGCCGCCCTCAGCGGCTGCGGCGGCAACGGTAAGAACGACACCGGCGATTCCGGCCAGGCCCCCGGCCCCGAAGCCCTCAAAGCCGCCAAGGGGCCCGTCACCGTCACCCTGTGGCACGGCCTCGGCGACACCAACGCCGTGGCGCTCCAGAAGCTCGTCGGCCGGTTCAACGCCCAGCACCGCGGCAAGATCGAGGTCAAGGCCGTCTACCAGGGCCAGTACCCCGACGTGCTCGCCAAGTACACCGCCGCCATCCGCGACAAGAGCACCCCGAGCCTGCTGCTCTCCTACGACATCAGTACCGGCTTCCTGCACGACGCGGGCCAGACCGTGCCCGCCCAGGACCTGGCCGAGGCCAACCCCGGCACGCTGTCCCTGGACGACATCCGGCCCGCCGCGCGCAACTACTACAGCGCCCAGGGCAAGCTGATGGCCGTCCCCTTCAACACGTCGATGCCGATGCTCTACGTCAACGACGACCTGCTGAAGAAGGCCGGGCTGCCCGCGAACACGCCCCTGAACACCCTGGACCAGGTGGTCGCCGCCGCGAAGACCGTCCACCGTAAGGTGCCGAAGGCCGGGGGCCTGGTCCAGCCCTTCGACACCTGGTGGATCGAGCAGCTGACCGCCGCCGCCGGAGTGCCCTACTGCGCTCCCGACAACGGCCGTAAGGGCGGCGCCGCGTCCAGCGTGAAGCTCACCAGCCCGCAGCAGCGCAAGGCCATCGGCGCCGTGAGCGATCTCTACACCAGCGGCGCGGGACTGGACACGGGCGAGGACGGCTCCAACGCCGTGACCGCCTTTCAGCAGGGCAAGGTCGCGATGATGTTCAACAGCAGCGGAGCCGCCGGGAAGGTCAAGGAGGGCGCCGACTTCCCCTACCGGGCCCTGCCCTATCCGCTGTCCGGTCCGGCCGCGACCTCCGGGCCCGTCGTCGGCGGCGCGGCCCTGTGGGTCAACGGCCCCGGCCACAGCGCCGCCGAGCAGGCCGCCTCCTGGCAGGTGGCCGCCTTCCTGGCCTCGCCCGCGTCCCAGGAGGAGTTCAGCCGCGCGACCGGCTACGCGCCCATCAACAAGAAGGTGGACGCGCTGCCCGGGCAGCGGAAGACCCTCGCCGCCCGGCCCGATCTCAAGGCCGTGATCGACCAGTTCAACAAGACGCCTGCCACCACGGCCGCGGCGGGATGCCTCACCGGCGCGATGCCCGCCGTGCGCGCCGATGTGCTCGGTCCGATCCAGTCCGCCTTCGCGGGCAAGACGCCGCTGGACACCGCGCTGAGGAACGCCGAATCCGCCGCCAACCGCGACATCGATCGCTACCGGGAACAGGCAGGTCAGTGA
- a CDS encoding enoyl-CoA hydratase/isomerase family protein, protein MTSAPLEDSRDSVLRHTTDNGVSWITLNRPEAMNAITPDQREHLISLLDHASADPSVRAVVLTATGKGFCAGADLRGAPTGAERVAGDVARLIRGGAQRLIAAVLDCEKPVIAAVNGTAAGLGAHLALACDLVLAAESAVFIEVFIRRGLVPDGGGAYLLARLIGPQRAKELMFFGDALPAAEAERLGLVNRVVPDDDLAKTARAWAERLAAGPTRALALTKALVNASLEAGRPAAFAAEAAAQEINMTTADAQEGVRAFIERRPPGYQGR, encoded by the coding sequence ATGACCTCTGCCCCCCTTGAAGACTCCCGTGACTCAGTTCTACGGCACACCACTGACAACGGCGTCTCGTGGATCACGCTCAACCGCCCCGAGGCGATGAACGCCATCACCCCCGACCAGCGAGAACACCTGATTTCGCTGCTGGACCACGCCTCCGCCGACCCGTCCGTCCGGGCCGTCGTGCTGACCGCCACCGGCAAGGGCTTCTGCGCGGGTGCGGATCTGCGCGGCGCGCCGACCGGGGCGGAACGCGTCGCGGGCGATGTCGCCCGGCTGATCCGCGGCGGAGCTCAGCGGCTCATCGCCGCCGTCCTCGACTGCGAGAAGCCGGTGATCGCCGCCGTCAACGGCACCGCGGCCGGGCTCGGCGCCCATCTCGCCCTCGCCTGCGATCTGGTGCTGGCCGCCGAATCGGCCGTGTTCATCGAGGTGTTCATCCGCCGCGGTCTGGTCCCCGACGGGGGCGGTGCGTATCTCCTCGCCCGGCTGATCGGCCCACAGCGCGCGAAGGAGCTGATGTTCTTCGGCGACGCGCTGCCCGCCGCCGAGGCCGAGCGGCTGGGGCTGGTCAACCGGGTCGTCCCGGACGACGATCTGGCCAAGACCGCCCGCGCCTGGGCGGAGCGCCTCGCCGCGGGGCCCACCCGCGCCCTGGCCCTCACCAAGGCGCTGGTGAACGCCTCCCTGGAGGCCGGCCGCCCGGCCGCGTTCGCCGCCGAGGCGGCGGCGCAGGAGATCAACATGACCACGGCCGACGCGCAGGAGGGCGTCCGCGCGTTCATCGAGCGCCGGCCGCCCGGGTACCAGGGCCGCTGA
- a CDS encoding GlxA family transcriptional regulator has protein sequence MPPSPPEAADARHRVVVLALPGVIPFELGIPYRIFGKARSADRRRLYEVVTCTPEPGLVPTDADFPIAVELGPEALAGADTIVVPASYELGPVHEEGRMTEPLGTALAHARPGVRWVSICTGSFVLAAAGLLDGRPATTHWSSVDHFQRLFPTVKVDPNVLFVDDGDVLTSAGVASGIDLCLHLVRRDHGTAVANDVARRSLVPPHRDGGQAQYIPRPLPEPQQATTTAARAWALGRLDRPISLRELAAQESMSVRTFTRRFREEVGVSPGQWLTQQRVERARHLLEGTDLSVDQVTHEAGFGSPASLRQHFQTAVGVSPTAYRRTFRAGAEAGTAPGADARA, from the coding sequence CTGCCCCCTTCCCCACCCGAGGCCGCTGACGCGCGCCATCGTGTCGTCGTCCTCGCCCTCCCTGGCGTGATCCCCTTCGAACTCGGCATTCCGTACCGGATCTTCGGCAAGGCCCGCTCCGCCGACCGCCGGCGGCTGTACGAGGTGGTCACCTGCACACCCGAGCCCGGTCTGGTGCCCACGGACGCCGACTTCCCGATCGCCGTGGAGCTCGGCCCGGAGGCCCTCGCCGGGGCCGACACCATCGTGGTGCCCGCCTCGTACGAACTCGGCCCGGTCCACGAGGAGGGCCGGATGACCGAGCCGCTCGGCACCGCGCTGGCCCATGCCCGGCCGGGCGTGCGCTGGGTGTCCATCTGCACCGGTTCGTTCGTGCTGGCTGCCGCCGGGCTTCTCGACGGCCGCCCGGCCACCACCCATTGGTCCAGCGTCGACCACTTCCAGCGCCTCTTCCCGACCGTCAAGGTCGATCCGAATGTGCTGTTCGTGGACGACGGCGATGTGCTCACCTCGGCCGGTGTCGCCTCGGGGATCGACCTGTGTCTCCATCTGGTGCGGCGTGATCACGGCACGGCCGTGGCCAACGACGTGGCCCGGCGCAGCCTGGTGCCGCCCCACCGCGACGGCGGCCAGGCCCAGTACATCCCGCGTCCGCTGCCCGAGCCCCAGCAGGCCACCACGACGGCGGCCCGGGCCTGGGCGCTCGGCCGGCTGGACCGGCCCATCTCGCTGCGGGAACTGGCCGCCCAGGAGTCGATGAGCGTACGGACGTTCACCCGCCGCTTCCGCGAGGAGGTCGGCGTCAGCCCGGGCCAGTGGCTGACCCAGCAGCGGGTGGAGCGGGCCCGTCACCTCCTGGAGGGCACCGATCTGTCGGTGGACCAGGTGACGCACGAGGCCGGTTTCGGCTCCCCCGCGTCCCTGCGCCAGCACTTTCAGACGGCCGTGGGTGTCTCCCCCACCGCCTACCGCCGCACCTTCCGCGCGGGCGCCGAGGCCGGTACGGCTCCCGGCGCCGACGCCCGCGCGTAA
- a CDS encoding 2'-5' RNA ligase family protein, whose translation MSAPSAASSFRYGVFLRPDPGTCALLTDLHLLLRQQYGLVSCAAYPPHATLAGNVPTDAPEDELTGRIGTALAGTAAFTAYNLGIEKGGGGIGFNLHDLPDGSPNPGITNLLDTVRRAMAPVAEPMDHYRANPLDPGRFRAHLSIASHELLLRPELRPEIADFVEGLGWEPPRSFTADTVSLYRFRSPDWHAQWWRSMTWDHVRSWRLEPAVAAALDAA comes from the coding sequence ATGTCCGCGCCCTCGGCCGCCTCGTCCTTCCGCTACGGCGTCTTCCTCCGCCCCGACCCCGGCACCTGTGCCCTGCTGACCGATCTCCATCTGCTGCTCAGGCAGCAGTACGGGCTGGTCTCCTGCGCCGCCTACCCGCCCCATGCCACCCTCGCGGGCAATGTGCCCACCGACGCGCCCGAGGACGAGCTGACCGGCCGGATCGGTACGGCACTGGCGGGAACCGCCGCCTTCACCGCGTACAACTTGGGCATCGAGAAGGGCGGAGGGGGCATCGGGTTCAATCTCCACGACCTGCCCGATGGCTCCCCGAACCCCGGGATCACCAACCTGCTCGACACGGTGCGCCGGGCGATGGCGCCCGTGGCCGAGCCAATGGACCACTACCGCGCCAACCCGCTGGACCCCGGCCGCTTCCGCGCGCATCTGTCGATCGCCTCCCATGAGCTGCTGCTGCGCCCCGAACTCCGGCCGGAAATCGCCGATTTCGTCGAGGGCCTGGGATGGGAGCCGCCGCGGAGCTTCACGGCCGACACGGTCTCGCTGTACCGCTTCCGGAGCCCGGACTGGCATGCGCAGTGGTGGCGGAGTATGACCTGGGACCACGTCCGCAGCTGGCGCCTGGAGCCGGCCGTGGCGGCGGCCCTCGATGCCGCGTGA
- a CDS encoding MFS transporter, whose amino-acid sequence MTQTTELSEPPEQDEQPEQPARPARRALLRLPHRAWTVAAIAFVTIIGAAGFASLPGLLIDPLHEEFGWSRGTIGFAVSVNLALYGLTAPFAAALMDRFGIRKVVAAALVVIAAGGGLTVFMSEPWQLILCWGVLVGLGSGSMALAFAATVTNRWFVARRGLVTGILTAGGASGQLIFLPLLSWIVEWHTWRPAAITVSVAALAIVPLVWLLLRDYPSDVGLAAYGADGPPAPRPAPRRGAARRAVKALASASRTGSFWLLAGAFAICGASTNGLVKTHFVPAAHDHGMPVTAAASLLAVIGVFDIVGTVASGWFTDRFDARRLLAVYYALRGLSLMFLPILLDDAVHPPMLFFIVFYGLDWVATVPPTMALCREQYGEDSAIVFGWVLASHQVGAGVVAFVGGAARDAFGSYDLVWYGAGALCAIAALMSLVIQRVPGAKAASATV is encoded by the coding sequence GTGACGCAGACGACCGAGCTCTCCGAACCCCCCGAACAGGACGAACAGCCGGAACAGCCCGCCCGGCCCGCGCGGCGGGCCCTCCTACGCCTGCCGCACCGCGCCTGGACGGTCGCCGCCATCGCCTTTGTGACGATCATCGGCGCGGCCGGATTCGCCTCCCTGCCCGGTCTGCTCATCGATCCGCTCCATGAGGAGTTCGGCTGGTCGCGCGGCACGATCGGGTTCGCGGTCTCCGTCAACCTCGCCCTCTATGGGCTCACCGCGCCCTTCGCCGCCGCCCTGATGGACCGCTTCGGCATCCGTAAGGTCGTCGCGGCCGCGCTCGTCGTCATCGCGGCCGGTGGCGGCCTTACGGTCTTCATGAGCGAGCCCTGGCAGCTCATCCTGTGCTGGGGTGTGCTGGTCGGCCTCGGCAGCGGCTCCATGGCGCTGGCCTTCGCCGCGACCGTGACCAACCGGTGGTTCGTGGCCCGGCGCGGGCTGGTCACCGGCATCCTTACGGCGGGCGGGGCCTCCGGGCAGCTGATCTTTCTCCCGCTGCTCTCCTGGATCGTCGAATGGCACACATGGCGGCCCGCCGCGATCACCGTCTCGGTCGCCGCGCTGGCGATCGTCCCCCTCGTCTGGCTGCTGCTGCGCGACTACCCCTCGGACGTGGGCCTCGCCGCGTACGGCGCCGACGGGCCGCCCGCCCCGCGGCCCGCGCCCCGGCGCGGCGCGGCCCGGCGGGCCGTCAAGGCCCTCGCCTCGGCCTCGCGCACCGGCTCCTTCTGGCTGCTCGCGGGTGCCTTCGCGATCTGCGGCGCCTCCACGAACGGCCTCGTCAAGACCCACTTCGTGCCCGCCGCGCATGACCACGGCATGCCGGTGACGGCCGCCGCGAGCCTGCTCGCCGTCATCGGCGTCTTCGACATCGTGGGGACGGTGGCCTCCGGCTGGTTCACCGACCGCTTCGACGCGCGACGGCTGCTGGCCGTGTACTACGCGCTGCGCGGGCTCTCCCTGATGTTCCTGCCGATCCTGCTCGACGACGCGGTCCATCCGCCGATGCTCTTCTTCATCGTCTTCTACGGTCTCGACTGGGTTGCCACCGTGCCGCCGACGATGGCGCTGTGCCGGGAGCAGTACGGGGAGGACAGCGCGATCGTCTTCGGCTGGGTGCTCGCCTCCCACCAGGTGGGGGCCGGGGTCGTGGCCTTCGTGGGCGGCGCGGCGCGGGACGCCTTCGGCTCGTACGACCTGGTTTGGTACGGCGCGGGGGCGCTGTGCGCGATCGCCGCGCTGATGTCGCTGGTCATCCAGCGCGTGCCGGGCGCGAAGGCCGCGTCGGCGACGGTCTAG
- a CDS encoding carbohydrate ABC transporter permease, which produces MTVTTTPTRPTVTEATAAARRPRRSRPPLRARDTVRWLWLVALTVVIGFPVYVTLLTGLLPPQDVAHGTLLPTRLTLDNFREALRNVPFGQQYVVSVLVTALQTGGQLLTSSLAAYALVFPRWRGRAVAFAVIVATLAIPGESLVIPNYELVTGLGLRDSLLGITLPFLAAGYPVFLLRQAFLTLPREVWEAARLDGCGDLRCLFLVVLPMARPQVTAATLWSALAAWNGYFWPLLITDSPDRRTVQVGISQLVNAESTSPGVIYAGTTLVLLPTLLLVIVGQRFLLRGLARTSPR; this is translated from the coding sequence ATGACCGTCACCACGACGCCCACGCGCCCCACAGTCACTGAGGCCACCGCGGCGGCGCGGAGGCCGCGCAGGTCACGACCTCCGCTGCGCGCACGCGACACGGTGCGCTGGCTGTGGCTCGTCGCCCTTACGGTCGTCATCGGCTTCCCGGTCTACGTCACGCTGCTGACCGGGCTGCTGCCGCCACAGGACGTGGCGCACGGAACGCTGCTGCCCACTCGGCTGACCCTGGACAACTTCCGTGAGGCGCTGCGCAATGTGCCCTTCGGGCAGCAGTACGTCGTCAGCGTGCTCGTCACCGCCCTGCAGACGGGCGGCCAGCTGCTGACGTCCTCACTGGCCGCGTACGCCCTGGTGTTCCCGCGCTGGAGGGGGCGCGCGGTGGCGTTCGCCGTGATCGTCGCCACCCTGGCGATCCCCGGTGAAAGCCTGGTCATCCCGAACTACGAGCTCGTCACCGGCCTCGGGCTGCGCGACTCCCTCCTCGGGATCACCTTGCCGTTCCTCGCCGCCGGCTACCCGGTCTTCCTGCTGCGGCAGGCGTTCCTCACCCTCCCCCGGGAGGTGTGGGAGGCGGCGCGGCTGGACGGCTGCGGCGATCTGCGCTGCCTCTTCCTCGTCGTGCTCCCGATGGCCAGGCCGCAGGTGACCGCGGCCACCCTGTGGAGCGCGCTGGCCGCCTGGAACGGCTACTTCTGGCCGCTGCTCATCACCGACTCCCCGGACCGGCGCACCGTCCAGGTGGGCATCTCCCAGCTGGTCAACGCCGAGTCGACCAGCCCCGGCGTGATCTACGCCGGTACCACCCTCGTCCTGCTTCCCACCCTCCTGCTCGTCATCGTGGGCCAGCGCTTTCTGCTCCGCGGCCTCGCCCGCACCTCCCCGCGCTGA
- a CDS encoding 2'-5' RNA ligase family protein, with the protein MRDNPHRYGVFLRPDPHTCAVLARLHLLMKQQYGLVSCAAFPPHATLAGNVHATVAEEELIAVLDPLLSEATSFTTYNSGIDRHGKGFAYNVHHLPDGTPNPEMVDLAVSVNAALVPVSSIQPDFLFKPFDPAEFRAHLSVASHELTLRPDLYEEIGEFLDTLAADPPKRFTAETISLFRFHSGDWNARWWRDMTWVHVRSWRLQGAGATV; encoded by the coding sequence ATGCGAGACAACCCCCATCGCTACGGAGTCTTCCTCCGCCCCGACCCGCACACCTGCGCGGTGCTCGCCCGGCTGCACCTGCTCATGAAGCAGCAGTACGGCCTGGTCTCGTGCGCGGCGTTCCCGCCCCACGCGACCCTCGCGGGCAATGTGCACGCCACGGTCGCCGAGGAGGAGCTGATCGCGGTGCTGGACCCGCTGCTCTCCGAGGCCACGTCGTTCACCACGTACAACTCCGGGATCGACCGGCACGGCAAGGGGTTCGCGTACAACGTGCACCATCTGCCGGACGGGACGCCCAACCCCGAGATGGTCGACCTGGCGGTCTCGGTGAACGCCGCGCTGGTGCCGGTGTCGTCCATCCAGCCGGACTTTCTCTTCAAACCCTTCGACCCGGCGGAATTCCGGGCGCATCTGTCCGTGGCCTCCCATGAGCTGACCCTGCGGCCCGACCTCTACGAGGAGATCGGGGAGTTCCTGGACACCCTGGCCGCCGACCCGCCCAAGCGGTTCACCGCCGAGACCATCTCGCTGTTCCGCTTCCACAGCGGCGACTGGAACGCGCGGTGGTGGCGGGACATGACCTGGGTGCACGTCCGCAGCTGGCGGCTCCAGGGCGCCGGGGCGACCGTGTGA
- a CDS encoding LacI family DNA-binding transcriptional regulator: protein MTEDKANKAPTIIDIAREAGVSKSAVSRALLGQGRISEEARSRILDVAQRLGYVKNAMAQGLVAQRTHTLGVLVRDAVRPFYGHLHAALQGRAIEGGYRVVTATGVRDFALAEERRALQTLLSLRVEGLVVCSGLLPARDIAPFVERVPTVVAGRPEPHPAINSVYCDEEDGAQQLVDHLVSLGHRRVAVLLVPEALSITQYARTAAMVSGLRERGVDTVVTELTDGPEAPVEAVPALLEDREITAIMCPQDDVMVSVLERLRRAGVRVPDDMSVTGFDGIGPLTTPLLGLTTLRQPLDEVGRRAIDLLLELREDRSMPTRHIALRGALVAGTTTAPPPPPPHPARR, encoded by the coding sequence GTGACGGAGGACAAGGCCAATAAGGCGCCCACGATCATCGACATCGCGCGGGAAGCGGGGGTTTCGAAGTCCGCGGTCTCCCGGGCCCTGCTGGGGCAGGGACGCATCAGCGAGGAGGCCCGCTCGCGCATCCTCGACGTCGCTCAGCGGCTCGGCTATGTCAAGAACGCCATGGCGCAGGGGCTGGTCGCCCAGCGGACGCACACCCTGGGGGTGCTCGTCCGTGACGCCGTCCGCCCCTTCTACGGGCATCTCCACGCGGCGCTCCAGGGGCGCGCCATCGAAGGCGGCTACCGGGTCGTCACCGCGACCGGTGTACGGGACTTCGCCCTCGCCGAGGAGCGCCGTGCCCTCCAGACGCTCCTCTCCCTCAGGGTCGAGGGGCTGGTGGTGTGCAGCGGTCTGCTTCCGGCCCGGGATATCGCCCCCTTCGTCGAACGGGTGCCGACGGTCGTCGCCGGACGGCCGGAGCCGCATCCGGCGATCAACAGCGTCTACTGCGACGAGGAGGACGGCGCGCAGCAGCTCGTGGACCACCTGGTGTCCCTCGGGCACCGCCGGGTGGCCGTGCTGCTGGTGCCGGAGGCGCTGTCGATCACGCAGTACGCCCGTACCGCCGCGATGGTGAGCGGCCTGCGGGAACGCGGCGTGGATACCGTCGTCACCGAACTGACCGACGGCCCGGAAGCCCCCGTCGAGGCGGTGCCCGCACTGCTCGAGGACCGCGAGATCACAGCGATCATGTGCCCCCAGGACGACGTCATGGTCAGTGTCCTGGAACGACTCCGTCGAGCCGGAGTACGGGTGCCCGACGACATGTCGGTCACCGGCTTTGACGGCATCGGGCCGCTCACCACCCCGCTCCTCGGACTGACCACGCTGCGCCAGCCGTTGGACGAGGTCGGCCGACGCGCCATCGACCTGCTGCTGGAGCTCCGTGAGGACCGCTCCATGCCCACCCGCCACATCGCCCTGCGCGGGGCGCTGGTGGCCGGGACCACCACCGCCCCACCCCCACCCCCGCCCCACCCCGCGCGGCGCTGA
- a CDS encoding carbohydrate ABC transporter permease, with product MCGNVPPLKRAGPRRPRLGPWLTVPTLLLIAVFLYWPLGRGIWLSTRGTDLLGNPTRSVGFDNYTQLLTDPSSRRVLLTTLILTVASVAMATAGALAAVLPLRRRLVGRRLFQLVFSLPFAYSAASASACFAGLFAPSVGTLNHVLAKLGYEGPPWLQSPGWAMLCVALATAWYEFGFAVLVLTAAVRNLPSEVLEAAELDGASGLRLVRGVIVPLISPSLFFLAVTQTISGLQIFTQVQVLTRGGPSDATTTLVVELYQRAFGGGVPDYGRASAIAVVLLALVLLVTAVQFLVLNRRVTTS from the coding sequence ATGTGCGGGAACGTTCCACCACTGAAGCGCGCGGGCCCTCGGCGCCCCCGGCTCGGCCCCTGGCTGACCGTGCCGACCCTGCTGTTGATCGCTGTCTTCCTCTACTGGCCCCTGGGGCGCGGCATTTGGCTGAGCACCCGGGGGACGGATCTGCTCGGTAATCCGACCCGTTCGGTCGGGTTCGACAACTACACCCAGCTGCTGACCGATCCGTCGAGCCGCCGCGTGCTGCTCACGACGCTCATCCTTACGGTCGCCAGCGTGGCCATGGCCACGGCGGGGGCGCTGGCGGCAGTGCTGCCGTTGCGCCGCCGCCTCGTCGGACGCCGCCTCTTCCAGCTCGTCTTCTCCCTCCCCTTCGCCTACTCCGCCGCCTCGGCCTCGGCCTGCTTCGCCGGGTTGTTCGCCCCGTCGGTCGGCACGCTCAACCACGTGCTGGCGAAGCTGGGGTACGAGGGTCCGCCGTGGTTGCAGTCCCCGGGGTGGGCGATGCTGTGCGTGGCCCTGGCGACCGCCTGGTACGAGTTCGGGTTCGCCGTCCTCGTACTGACCGCCGCTGTCCGGAATCTGCCCTCGGAGGTGCTGGAGGCCGCGGAACTGGACGGGGCGAGCGGTCTGCGTCTGGTGCGCGGCGTGATCGTGCCGTTGATCTCGCCCAGTCTGTTCTTCCTCGCCGTCACCCAGACGATCAGCGGACTCCAGATCTTCACGCAGGTCCAGGTGCTCACCCGGGGCGGCCCCTCCGACGCGACGACCACCCTGGTGGTGGAGTTGTATCAGCGAGCCTTCGGTGGCGGGGTGCCCGACTACGGCCGGGCCTCGGCCATCGCGGTCGTACTGCTGGCGCTCGTCCTGCTCGTCACCGCCGTGCAGTTCCTCGTCCTCAACCGCCGGGTGACCACCTCATGA
- a CDS encoding flavin reductase family protein translates to MAATAVRYLRAVGSPTASVRPVDPLPPPELRCVRDDDRPLVDPAEFRRVLGHFASGVTVIATVDETGPAGFACQSFASLSLDPPLVAFMVARTSTTWPRIARASVFCVNVLGAHQGELCRSFAVSGSRRPDKFAGVRYEPSPVTGSPRLADVPAWIDCVIHAVHTGGDHLVVVGRVRALGTDEPAARSGPLLFHRGSFGEFTALP, encoded by the coding sequence ATGGCCGCCACCGCCGTCCGCTACCTCCGGGCGGTCGGCTCGCCGACCGCCTCCGTACGACCGGTCGACCCGCTGCCCCCGCCGGAGCTGCGCTGTGTGCGCGACGATGACCGGCCCCTGGTCGACCCGGCCGAATTCCGCCGGGTGCTGGGCCACTTCGCCAGCGGGGTCACCGTGATCGCCACCGTCGACGAGACGGGACCGGCCGGTTTCGCCTGCCAGTCCTTCGCCTCGCTGTCGCTGGATCCGCCGCTGGTCGCCTTCATGGTGGCCCGCACCTCCACCACCTGGCCGCGCATCGCCCGCGCGAGCGTCTTCTGCGTCAATGTCCTGGGCGCGCACCAGGGCGAGCTCTGCCGCTCCTTCGCGGTCAGCGGCTCCCGGCGCCCCGACAAGTTCGCGGGCGTCCGCTACGAGCCGTCCCCGGTCACCGGCTCACCGCGGCTCGCGGACGTCCCGGCGTGGATCGACTGCGTGATCCACGCCGTGCACACGGGCGGCGACCATCTGGTCGTGGTCGGCCGCGTCCGGGCCCTGGGCACGGACGAGCCCGCGGCACGATCCGGGCCGCTGCTCTTCCACCGCGGCTCGTTCGGAGAGTTCACGGCGCTCCCCTGA